TGCTCTACAACTTCGTTAAAATTGAATACTCCAATCGAGCCATCTGGAACAAATCGCACTACAGGATCAACACCGCAAATCATTACCGACAGAAACTTATACAACAAGCATCATTTGgttaaaataaaacaccacaccTAAAGAAAATGCCTACATAATAGATCATTTGACATATACACCTCCACCATCACTTACAGTCATAGCCGCTCCGTACTACAATGACATCATGTGCAGCGTGTCCGTACTACGTTGATGACTCAGAATCTCCTTCACTGCGGTTATCTACACAATCGATTACTACGCCGGTCTTCTTCAGGTAATGAACCTTGGTGTGGTCTTGCAGGAGATTGTGCCGACCCCAGCTTGTCATGTTCTTCTACTTTCAGTAGAGCATCATGTTTGAGCTAAGAATGAGGCCTTCAATCTGACCAAAGGAAATTCTCAAGTATGGTCAGGAGATAATACTTGTGGCACTAAAACTATGCTCTTGCGAGGAACTTTGGAAGTGCATATTTATCGAACTGATAAATGTTCTGCTACAGACCATAGCATAGATGCTACGTCTACTGCTCCCCTGAAATGGCATGAGATGATTGTGCCATTTCGCATTACAGGAATATAAGCTGACTAACTGCTAGTGAGTAAGATATATGTAGCGCGTAGCAAACCCCCTACAATGTACATTCCTTCTTTTTTATATCACACTACAAAAATAACagtgcaaaataaataaaaatatgtaGCAAATTGGATGGCAGCCTGCAAATATTCTTGTAACTTAACAAGAAAGTATGTGACATATCACGTTATATATTTTCTTCAAGCAGATATGGACAAAGAACATGTTGTATATTGTCCCAAATCTTCCGGGCAGAGGGTATTGCCTTTCTGAAAAGTACTCAAGACCATATTTGTTCTGTCAAAGTAActactattgacatgaatgaagagGTCATCAAAAATATGAATGAACGTCTTTGAAAATAAAATTTCATCAGATAGTACataaagaaatattgttttgaaaTATACTCTGTTCTGGCTAGCATATGGTCTCCTCATGTTCATTGAGAGGTCACAAATCAGCGGTGAAAATATGTTGCATGAGAAAGGATAGTGCACGTTTTTTAAACGCTAAAAATACATCCCACCATGTGTTGGATGCTTTATTGAGGAGGTTGCACATGAGGAGAACATGACCGGCGACCAGCCTCGATCTCGCTCGGCCATGCAGGACatgtcggcgtcggcgtcgggcgGGACGGGGCGATGCGTGAGGCCATGGCGACGGGGTTGGTGGGGGCGCGGCAGCACCTGGATGGCCGGGCCGAAGCGGAGGAGCGGCGGTAGGAAGGGGAGGCAGGGAAGGAAAGAGGTGGTGATTGGGGTGCGACGGCGAAGGACGTGCTTAGGTTTCATCCTGTTCTTTTTTTCTCCATCGgttttgtgggggggggggggggggatggagtCAGAGGTGGGATAAAAAAAGAACGAAGATAAGCCGGGAGCGGTAGCTACCAACTCCCCAATTAGGAATAGAGATACCAATCTCAAAAATCATTGTTACCAGTTCCACGCGATCATATTAGCTTACACCGCTGATGTAAGTGGATTAAGCCCTAGGTGTCATAAGGATTGATTTTCAACATTTGAAAGACAAGATCGCCACTAAGACTTTTTTTTCTTACAAGAACGTAAAAGCCTCCAGTGCCATGTTACAAAATGTTCAGCACCTCATAATTTTTTTTCCTTCAGCAAATCTCTTCACGGTGAAAATATTGTGTTCTCTTGGCAGCAAAAACCTCGCAAAGAAAGTCCAAATTAAATGTATAGCATCTAGCCTGTCCATGGACGAATCACCGTTTTTGGAAGTTCGACGTCTCCGTTTTCCTACGGACAGCTATAGTCAAGTAGCATGAAACATATATATACAAGATACTCCAAAATCGACAGATAATTTGGAACAGACGGACTAATAATTAAGTAATTCAACCGCTCATCAGAAGAGATGACGTCGTCGTGGCACTGGGTGTCGGCATTGTTGGCGGCGTATGGTTGGCCCGTACCCGAGGCCTCGGCAACATCATCGTAGGCGCTGCACTTCTTGGTGATGGTCTTATGATGCTTGGATGGTGGGGCAGTGGCACCCTTGTGCCCCACCTTGCggcggcgctcctcctccagccTTGGAGGAGTCTCCGAAGACTTCTGAACCAAATGGTACGTCTCCTCAAGCCTCCGATCGTCAGCTTCATAATCACTAAGACACAGTGTCCACGATGAATCGGATGTGGCCGAATCAGTGTCCTCGACCGAATTGGATGACGAGCCGGGGGGACGGCAATGACCGAGGAGTCGCGCTTGGCATTAGCATGTGGTAAGCAGTTGGGGATCCTGCTGGCCTATGCTGGACCATcttattggggggggggggggtgggggcgtTGCCTCCGCCGGTGAGGGAATGGACTCAGAATTTGGTATCTCATCGACTTTTTGGACTTGTAGCGACGTAGCGCACGGCTCTGGCGGCGGCACTCGTACAAATAGGCAAGAGTGGAGAGGCGGGAAAGCAGCGAAACGGCGGGAAGAAGAAGCGGGAAGGTGGCGGAACGGCGGAAAAAGGAGGCAGGAAGACAGAACAATATAATGGCGGGAACATGAGGTGATCCTTGTTAATGATATTGTGAAGGCGTGAACGATATGGTCAAACTACGAAGACGGATAAGTTGAAATAACCGTGTGCGATATTTCGCACACGATTAGTTATGAAAAAAATCGTGTGCGATATTCTATACAAGGAACACGGCTGCAGAATTCGGTAACGGCTTTAAAGTTGTTGTGTAACCGACGTGCATGTCACAACGCACACGGAATGCTACATCCGTGTGTGATGGGAGGGTGTAATTCGTTTCTTATTATTGATAACAAGGGATAATATTGCAGATATAGTAAAGTCTACAAAAGCCAATTGAAAACATATGTGTATGGAGCTCAGAGAAGATTACTTGTAAATTATCGTGACAAATTATTTGTAACAATTACTTTAGGTGTAGGCTTGGCATCACTATCAGTCTGTGGTTCAATATTATTATTGTGTACGTCCTTTTCATCTGTCTTAACACTATCCATTTTCTTATGAGGGATGTTGATGATGTTGCTAAAAAGAGCCTCGCCTACATTCTTTTCCATGTGCATAACATAAACGTTACGGGGAAGTTTTAGGTCCTTGGAGTGGGGGAGTGTAATGTTGATATGTTGATACCGTGCTAAAACTTTAGGATGTAAAAGCAACGGAGCAGATACATGTGTGTAAGGAAACGGGTGGTACAACTTTATTGCAAGCCATGGGCGCACATTATTACATGCACATACACAAACACACACATTACCCTTGAAAGTAGGTAGATCGAGCTGCAGCCCGCAAAGTGGGACCCCATCGTCCTTATTCACCACGTACAAACACACACATAGCCAGCTAGCATAGCATGCAGCTGGGGTTTAATTGGAACGTACATACGTGCTAGGATCTGCAGGTACGTACGTGTGGGATCGATGGGATAGAGTAGAGCTGCTAGCAAGGTGGATGGTTCATTCGGGCGCGACCCCGACGTAGGCGCCGATGGCGACGAGGCTATCCCCGGAGCTGCCGAAGAAGGCGACCGCGGCCGCATCATCCAGTGCACCGTTGTCCGGCAGCGGCACGCTAAAGGTCTTAGTCCCTGCAGATGGGTTGCGCCCGAACGTGTGCGAAGCCCCCTGGTTGGTGTCGAAATTGAGGAAGGTGATGCCATAGGTGTCGTAAGCGCCGGTGATGCTGCTCACGTACTCGCTTTGGTTCATGAAAATCTGCACCACATCACAAGCATGCAAAAACTAACTAAGTATACTTGTATAGTAGACAAGTAGAAAGGAAATTAATTAACGTACGGTATGCTCCTCTCCAGCTTTCTTGCCCCAGAGGGGGACACTAATGGCCTGGTCACTCTTGGTAAGGTAGGTGAAGGAGAAGCCATGGATGCGCTCGCTGCTGTGGATGGTGAAGCTCTCCAGCTTGCACGGATCGGCATCTGGCCTGATGTCCCGTGGTGCGCCGCTTTTGGCGCCCCACTTACCGACCTTGGCGGGCGAGCCTTTCACGTAGACGCCCAACGCCTTGAGGGTCACGTCTGAGCGGCCAAAGAAGGCGACCAACTCGCCTTTCCCCTGCGGCAGCGGCAAGCTGAACTCGCCTCCCTGCACCGGATACCCGTAGGTCTTGTGCTTGGTCGTGTTCGTTTCTAGCGTGAGCGATCCGATGCCCTCATTGTCGAAGGTGCCGCCCACGAGCTTGAGCTGCTCGCCTTCCCTCATTTCAATGGTGTTGGGATTCCCGCTGTTGCTGCCCCAGATGGCGCTCTTGACGCTGCTCCCCTGCTGGTCCACGTATTTGAAGGAGAAACCTTTGATGCCGCATACCCCAGGAGATTCGACGCTATAGATGGTGATGCTCTCTAGGCGTTGGGGCCTGC
This Hordeum vulgare subsp. vulgare unplaced genomic scaffold, MorexV3_pseudomolecules_assembly, whole genome shotgun sequence DNA region includes the following protein-coding sequences:
- the LOC123418975 gene encoding uncharacterized protein LOC123418975; translation: MAVVMKVGAWGAPDGSPQDINAESRPQRLESITIYSVESPGVCGIKGFSFKYVDQQGSSVKSAIWGSNSGNPNTIEMREGEQLKLVGGTFDNEGIGSLTLETNTTKHKTYGYPVQGGEFSLPLPQGKGELVAFFGRSDVTLKALGVYVKGSPAKVGKWGAKSGAPRDIRPDADPCKLESFTIHSSERIHGFSFTYLTKSDQAISVPLWGKKAGEEHTIFMNQSEYVSSITGAYDTYGITFLNFDTNQGASHTFGRNPSAGTKTFSVPLPDNGALDDAAAVAFFGSSGDSLVAIGAYVGVAPE